A single window of Candidatus Zixiibacteriota bacterium DNA harbors:
- a CDS encoding (Fe-S)-binding protein, protein MSKKKVSLKDFSHKPGRLVDIDGSGFLPLPPPYDKLDLEPKIKELSEEAQKKYECDLDGFTGYKLPRPETEEEKRKLIEKFLKGLKKLFDSENNWTFQQILFLTMEFCAKCQTCSAACPIYNESGKEDIYRPTFRSDILRRLYKKYVKTGGKFFAKVSGNDIDVTWTMLARLMELSYRCTICRRCAQTCPIGVDNALVTREIRKIFSQELGITVAPLHEKGSVQQLRVGSSTGMSAEPFLDNIEFLEEEVEERTGMKFKWPMDVAGADILLMHNAGEFLAWPENPEAFAIIMEVAGLSWTLSSEALGYDSVNYGVWYDDVQFAKVALKHAQAAKKLGVKKIVLGECGHAHKALTVIADRVLVGDLNIPRESSMTLLRELIQSGRIKVDPSRNDDIMTTMHDPCNLVRLMGVVKPQRDVLKAVCNNFREMAPYGVENYCCGGGSGFAITQDLNFPSFRENLSGRAKMRQILDVFQDVIGPEQKKYVCAPCSNCKGAIRDMFASYDVFDKCNILYGGLVELVVNAMVDIDKPFLEWEWH, encoded by the coding sequence ATGAGTAAGAAGAAGGTTTCTCTCAAGGACTTCAGCCATAAACCAGGGCGCCTGGTTGACATTGATGGGTCGGGGTTTCTTCCTTTACCTCCGCCATATGACAAACTGGATTTGGAGCCAAAGATAAAGGAACTCTCGGAGGAAGCGCAGAAAAAATATGAGTGCGACCTGGATGGTTTCACCGGATATAAGCTCCCACGTCCTGAGACCGAAGAGGAGAAGCGCAAGCTTATAGAAAAATTCCTGAAGGGTTTAAAGAAGCTCTTTGATAGCGAGAACAACTGGACATTCCAGCAGATACTTTTTCTCACTATGGAGTTCTGTGCGAAATGCCAGACTTGTTCGGCGGCTTGTCCTATCTACAACGAGTCCGGTAAGGAGGACATCTATAGGCCAACGTTCCGCTCTGATATCCTGCGCCGCCTTTACAAGAAATATGTCAAGACGGGTGGGAAGTTCTTTGCCAAAGTATCGGGTAACGATATTGACGTTACCTGGACGATGCTCGCACGGCTGATGGAGCTGTCCTATCGCTGTACGATCTGTCGTCGATGTGCTCAGACCTGTCCGATCGGAGTCGATAACGCTTTGGTGACGCGCGAGATTCGCAAGATATTCAGTCAGGAGTTGGGTATTACCGTCGCACCGCTACACGAGAAGGGATCGGTACAGCAACTTCGGGTGGGATCATCCACCGGCATGTCGGCCGAACCATTCCTGGATAATATTGAGTTCCTTGAAGAGGAAGTTGAAGAGCGGACCGGGATGAAATTCAAGTGGCCGATGGACGTGGCAGGGGCTGATATTCTCCTGATGCACAATGCCGGCGAGTTCCTGGCCTGGCCAGAAAACCCCGAAGCTTTTGCTATCATTATGGAGGTCGCCGGTCTAAGCTGGACTCTGTCGAGTGAAGCGCTCGGTTATGACAGTGTCAACTACGGTGTCTGGTACGATGATGTCCAGTTCGCCAAGGTGGCCCTGAAACATGCCCAGGCGGCCAAAAAGCTGGGTGTCAAAAAGATCGTTCTCGGTGAATGCGGCCATGCTCACAAGGCGTTGACCGTCATTGCCGATCGCGTTCTGGTTGGAGATCTCAACATTCCGCGCGAGAGTTCGATGACTTTGCTGCGAGAACTCATTCAAAGCGGTCGCATAAAGGTCGACCCTTCGCGCAACGACGACATCATGACGACTATGCACGACCCCTGCAATCTTGTCCGCTTGATGGGTGTTGTAAAACCCCAAAGAGATGTTCTGAAGGCGGTGTGTAATAACTTCCGTGAGATGGCCCCGTATGGCGTTGAGAACTACTGCTGTGGCGGTGGCAGCGGGTTTGCCATCACCCAGGACCTCAACTTCCCCAGTTTCAGGGAGAACCTCTCGGGACGGGCCAAGATGCGACAGATATTGGATGTCTTTCAGGATGTTATCGGACCGGAGCAGAAGAAATATGTCTGCGCTCCTTGTTCCAACTGTAAGGGAGCAATTCGTGACATGTTTGCTTCTTATGATGTATTTGACAAGTGCAATATCCTGTATGGCGGCCTGGTGGAGTTGGTGGTCAATGCGATGGTCGATATCGACAAACCATTCCTCGAGTGGGAATGGCATTAG
- a CDS encoding respiratory nitrate reductase subunit gamma, producing MGVLQILSYLSVFFFVTALAAKMRKIAKMPVHLRWDLYPIPHEKGKGHYGGSYFEEVDWWKKPKNFSMLSELIEMGKEIIFVHSVFKNNRSLWYFSFPFHLGMYSLCAFAGLLIFGAILGAVGIEVSATSPGFLALLVHFATFLVGTTGLMLSALGAIGLLFQRLTNYELHAASVRSDYVNLLFILAVVVAGLVSWATVDPTYAILRGYIQDLITFSAAAPLPGAITVFLWLFVGLMFYFPFTHMTHMVGKYFTYHMVRWEDEPNSPGSEIEKSVTDCLQHHVTWSAPHIKTGGTWAEAATATEEDLKNE from the coding sequence ATGGGTGTACTGCAAATTCTGAGCTACCTATCAGTCTTCTTTTTTGTTACCGCGCTGGCCGCGAAAATGCGTAAAATCGCCAAGATGCCGGTCCATCTTCGCTGGGACCTGTATCCCATACCCCATGAAAAGGGCAAGGGCCATTATGGCGGGTCATATTTCGAAGAAGTAGACTGGTGGAAGAAACCGAAGAATTTCTCCATGCTCAGTGAATTGATAGAGATGGGCAAAGAGATAATATTCGTTCACTCGGTATTTAAAAACAACCGATCATTGTGGTATTTCTCGTTTCCATTCCATCTGGGTATGTATAGTTTGTGTGCGTTTGCCGGCCTGCTGATTTTCGGGGCTATCCTTGGAGCAGTAGGTATCGAAGTTTCTGCGACGTCACCAGGCTTCCTGGCGCTCCTGGTTCATTTCGCCACGTTTCTTGTCGGCACAACCGGTTTGATGCTCTCTGCGTTGGGTGCAATTGGTTTGCTTTTTCAGCGCCTGACCAATTATGAGCTACACGCCGCCTCGGTAAGGAGCGACTACGTCAACTTGCTGTTCATTTTGGCGGTGGTTGTGGCGGGATTGGTCTCCTGGGCCACGGTCGATCCGACGTACGCTATCTTGCGCGGCTACATTCAAGACTTGATCACATTCAGTGCGGCCGCACCATTACCGGGTGCAATTACCGTCTTTCTCTGGCTCTTTGTGGGGCTGATGTTCTATTTCCCGTTTACCCACATGACTCACATGGTCGGCAAATACTTCACGTATCACATGGTACGCTGGGAGGACGAGCCGAATTCGCCGGGTAGTGAGATTGAGAAATCCGTAACTGACTGCCTCCAACACCATGTTACCTGGTCCGCCCCCCACATCAAGACTGGCGGCACCTGGGCTGAAGCCGCGACTGCCACCGAGGAGGATCTCAAGAATGAGTAA
- a CDS encoding bacteriophage holin has product MKLNVKAFALTCGLVWGCGLLCITWWIMLFEGVSCDQTLIGQVYRGYDISPVGSLVGLLWGLVDGFIGGAIFAWLYNRLAGKMV; this is encoded by the coding sequence ATGAAACTCAATGTCAAAGCATTCGCACTGACGTGTGGGCTGGTCTGGGGATGTGGTCTGCTATGTATTACTTGGTGGATCATGCTCTTTGAAGGGGTAAGCTGTGACCAGACTCTCATCGGCCAGGTTTACCGCGGGTATGACATCAGTCCCGTTGGAAGTCTTGTCGGATTGCTATGGGGGTTGGTTGATGGGTTCATCGGTGGCGCCATATTCGCCTGGCTCTATAACAGGTTGGCCGGAAAGATGGTTTGA
- a CDS encoding YafY family transcriptional regulator produces MGMPKYDRLLHILNLLRSRKNLNATSLAKECGVTERSIYRDILALSEANVPIYYDNGYKLASSNFLPPLNFDLDEYQCLRLALESSPLKQTDKYSKLINLIAAKVEAGLPEAVRMEKKFSPPTTHVSIATSVAQDQEEAFFETIEGAISRYRCLDMNYEGISSGTTHRIVEPYFMIFRGRAFYFVAYCRLRDDFRTFRVDRITDLTVTDDEFKLRTNVNAETYFDGSWELYSGEPVEVVARLTGAAARVVLTSTHHPDEIVEKTDEGKVIYRVVTRGIEEIQRWLLGFGSEVEVLEPQELRDSMRQVGEELVKSYAADRQR; encoded by the coding sequence ATGGGAATGCCAAAATATGACCGCCTGCTGCATATCCTCAACCTGTTGCGGTCCCGGAAGAATCTCAATGCCACCAGCCTGGCCAAAGAGTGCGGTGTAACCGAACGATCTATTTACCGCGATATCTTGGCTCTGTCAGAAGCCAATGTCCCAATTTACTATGACAACGGATACAAGCTGGCTTCCAGTAATTTTCTTCCCCCTCTGAATTTTGATCTGGATGAATACCAATGCCTCCGTCTGGCTCTTGAATCAAGTCCCTTGAAGCAGACCGACAAGTACTCCAAGCTGATTAACCTGATAGCGGCCAAGGTCGAGGCCGGGCTTCCTGAGGCTGTGCGCATGGAGAAGAAGTTCTCGCCCCCGACGACTCACGTTTCAATTGCAACTTCAGTAGCTCAGGATCAGGAAGAGGCGTTTTTTGAGACCATTGAGGGGGCCATAAGTCGATACCGCTGTCTTGATATGAATTATGAGGGTATCAGTTCCGGAACGACACACCGTATTGTCGAACCATATTTCATGATTTTCCGTGGGCGCGCCTTTTACTTTGTTGCTTATTGTCGTCTTCGCGATGACTTCCGTACTTTTCGTGTTGATAGAATTACGGATTTGACCGTGACCGACGATGAATTCAAACTGCGAACAAATGTTAACGCTGAGACCTATTTCGATGGCAGTTGGGAGCTTTACAGTGGGGAGCCGGTCGAAGTAGTAGCTCGCCTTACCGGTGCCGCTGCCAGAGTTGTTCTTACCAGTACACATCACCCGGATGAGATCGTCGAGAAAACCGACGAAGGGAAGGTTATCTATCGTGTTGTGACACGGGGGATAGAGGAGATTCAGCGCTGGTTGCTTGGTTTTGGAAGTGAAGTGGAGGTGTTGGAGCCACAGGAATTACGAGACTCGATGCGCCAGGTGGGGGAGGAGTTGGTCAAGTCATACGCCGCTGACCGGCAACGTTGA
- a CDS encoding M6 family metalloprotease domain-containing protein, protein MKQILAPSKIITAVLILSWIVAIATVDASPPHPQLRDDIAAGKVVAPYFVTHADEIRARGVDSPDRHKPNERSLSKSASDGTPTLTGEVRALCLLVKFSDQVSSVSADFFDSLMFDSVGSTVRTYYDEISFGQLDMVTVDLPSTIGWTEAPQTYEYYVNNENGTGAYPNNTQKLCEDIVDAVDGVVDFSNYDNDGDDFVDLVVIVHTGSGAEYTGQDTDIWSHKWGINPRLKDGVYISSYTVQPEYWANPDDMTIGVYAHELGHGFFGLPDLYDIDGSSRGIGKWGIMSYGSWLGPNGLGGSPAHPCAWTRIQMGFATATVISANSNDHPVRLVETTGDIYRLWTGGGSGDEYFLVENRQKTGFDSYLPEPGLLIWHIDDAKSNNTQEWYNGESQDAANHYKVALEQSDGLWELELSLDHGDDRDPFPGGLNRRTFDALTTPSSDSYEDGVSYVKLDNISVSADTMTADFTVGFAADIDDDDPVQLPTNAPLGQNYPNPFNPSTTIDFALDATSEVRIDIYNLLGQKVTTLLDETKSKGTHSVVWNGTNDHGQEIASGVYFYRMVSGEFSKTKTMTLVR, encoded by the coding sequence ATGAAACAGATACTCGCACCATCAAAAATCATCACGGCGGTACTCATATTGAGTTGGATCGTCGCCATAGCAACGGTAGATGCTTCCCCTCCTCATCCGCAATTGCGGGATGATATTGCAGCCGGAAAGGTGGTAGCACCTTACTTCGTAACACACGCCGATGAGATTCGTGCGCGTGGCGTTGATTCGCCTGATCGCCACAAACCCAATGAGCGGTCACTGTCGAAATCAGCTTCTGACGGAACACCGACCCTAACCGGCGAAGTCCGCGCCTTATGTTTGCTGGTCAAATTCAGCGATCAAGTGAGTTCGGTATCGGCCGACTTCTTTGATTCTCTCATGTTCGACTCCGTTGGCTCCACCGTCAGAACATACTATGACGAGATATCCTTTGGCCAATTGGACATGGTTACGGTCGATCTACCTTCGACCATTGGCTGGACCGAAGCACCACAGACTTATGAATACTACGTTAACAACGAGAACGGTACCGGTGCCTATCCGAACAATACTCAAAAGCTTTGTGAGGACATCGTCGATGCTGTGGACGGAGTCGTGGATTTCAGCAATTACGACAATGATGGTGACGACTTCGTTGATCTTGTGGTTATCGTTCATACTGGTTCCGGGGCCGAGTACACTGGCCAAGACACTGACATCTGGTCCCACAAGTGGGGCATTAATCCGCGCCTGAAAGACGGCGTCTACATCTCAAGCTACACGGTACAGCCGGAATATTGGGCCAACCCCGATGATATGACTATCGGGGTCTACGCTCACGAACTCGGGCATGGTTTCTTCGGATTGCCAGACCTATACGATATCGACGGATCCTCCCGCGGCATTGGCAAATGGGGTATTATGTCCTACGGAAGCTGGCTGGGACCGAACGGCCTGGGCGGTTCACCAGCACATCCGTGTGCCTGGACTCGTATCCAAATGGGTTTCGCGACAGCAACGGTTATCTCGGCCAATAGTAATGACCACCCCGTGAGATTGGTCGAGACAACTGGTGATATTTATCGTCTCTGGACAGGCGGCGGATCAGGTGATGAGTATTTCCTGGTAGAAAATCGTCAGAAAACCGGATTCGACAGCTATCTGCCCGAACCTGGACTACTCATCTGGCACATTGATGATGCCAAATCCAACAACACACAAGAGTGGTATAATGGCGAAAGCCAGGACGCGGCCAATCATTACAAGGTGGCCCTGGAGCAATCAGACGGACTATGGGAACTCGAACTTTCTCTAGACCATGGTGATGACCGTGATCCCTTCCCCGGTGGTCTGAACCGGCGCACTTTTGATGCCCTGACCACTCCCAGTTCAGATTCATACGAAGACGGTGTTTCTTACGTCAAGCTTGATAATATATCCGTATCAGCAGATACAATGACCGCTGATTTCACAGTGGGCTTCGCGGCGGATATTGACGACGATGACCCTGTCCAGTTACCGACTAATGCCCCGTTAGGACAGAACTACCCTAATCCGTTCAACCCCTCCACAACAATCGATTTCGCCCTTGATGCCACAAGCGAGGTTAGAATCGATATATACAACCTGCTTGGCCAAAAGGTAACAACGCTCCTGGACGAAACCAAATCTAAAGGTACCCATTCCGTGGTATGGAACGGCACTAATGACCACGGACAGGAAATTGCTTCCGGGGTCTACTTTTATCGTATGGTCTCAGGTGAGTTCAGTAAGACTAAAACAATGACTCTGGTCCGATAG
- a CDS encoding zinc-ribbon domain-containing protein, with protein MNGGFEPKILLCCECNEEFAFTAAAQQYFAERGYKEDPKRCKTCHMQHKKLQRDNRRFGDREQQALVHPAE; from the coding sequence ATGAACGGTGGTTTTGAACCTAAGATACTGTTGTGTTGCGAGTGTAACGAAGAGTTTGCTTTCACAGCAGCAGCGCAACAGTATTTTGCTGAACGTGGCTACAAGGAAGACCCAAAACGGTGTAAGACCTGCCACATGCAGCACAAGAAGTTACAGCGGGATAACCGACGTTTCGGTGATCGGGAACAGCAAGCTCTGGTCCATCCTGCAGAATAG
- the tadA gene encoding Flp pilus assembly complex ATPase component TadA, with the protein MSEHAGHKKIGDLLLEKGYLTSEQLNAGLSEQAVTGRRLGEILVGLGAITEDQLLDTVSERLNIPKLTLSSMVIDPTVIQQIPVDVARRYTLIPIFKIGTTLTLAMADPLNIIAIDEIQYLTGFSIKRAIASDSDIKAAIDEFYSVADSLNQFIGHEIKDSEEEPTLDNINDNNAVESAVSQLVDVMISRAVKDRASDIHVEPEETKLRIRYRVDGVMREEASPPKSMQNELISRIKVSANLDVSEKRLPQDGRFMVLVDGNRVDLRVSTLPTIHGEKVVIRLLDRRNLLLKFNQLGFNEVIEESWDRIINKPEGLVLISGPTSSGKTSTLYATLQKINSIEKNMITVEDPVEYSLPLIIQVQINEKAGLTFPSTLRSILRQNPDTIMIGEIRDSETARMAIRSALTGHVVFSTIHTNDAPATIMRLIDMGIEPYLVASALKGVLAQRLVRTNCPDCAEPYIPSDTVLQRAGLLGKVDSFNFQHGTGCPKCKRSGYRGLTGIYEFVEINPSLAEMIMNGASLGQLTESARHNGYLPLFDSGLEKIQLGTVCLEELLKETSCGECPIDPPTSPPVRVLDANQV; encoded by the coding sequence ATGTCGGAACATGCTGGACATAAAAAAATTGGAGATCTTCTCCTCGAAAAAGGTTATCTGACCTCAGAGCAGTTGAACGCCGGATTAAGCGAGCAGGCAGTAACCGGACGACGCCTGGGGGAGATTCTGGTAGGTCTGGGGGCCATCACTGAAGACCAGCTCCTTGATACTGTCTCGGAGCGGCTCAACATTCCCAAGCTAACATTGTCATCGATGGTCATCGATCCGACTGTCATCCAGCAGATTCCGGTAGATGTGGCCAGGCGATACACTTTGATTCCGATCTTCAAGATCGGCACCACTCTTACACTGGCCATGGCCGACCCGCTGAACATCATCGCCATCGATGAAATACAATATCTCACTGGATTCAGTATCAAGCGTGCAATAGCTTCGGATAGCGATATCAAAGCCGCAATTGACGAGTTCTACTCGGTAGCTGACTCTCTCAACCAGTTCATTGGTCATGAAATAAAAGACAGCGAGGAAGAGCCGACACTCGACAACATTAATGATAATAACGCCGTCGAGAGTGCCGTATCCCAGTTGGTTGATGTAATGATCTCCCGGGCCGTTAAAGACCGCGCATCTGATATTCACGTAGAACCAGAGGAAACAAAGCTACGGATCAGGTATCGCGTCGATGGTGTGATGCGAGAGGAAGCATCACCACCGAAGTCAATGCAGAATGAACTTATCTCGCGTATCAAGGTGTCGGCCAATCTTGATGTATCAGAAAAACGACTGCCGCAGGATGGTCGGTTCATGGTGCTGGTTGACGGCAACCGTGTTGATCTACGAGTCTCTACCCTGCCTACCATTCATGGCGAGAAAGTGGTCATCCGGCTCCTTGACCGCCGGAACTTACTCCTTAAGTTCAATCAACTTGGTTTCAATGAAGTGATTGAAGAAAGCTGGGATCGAATTATTAATAAGCCGGAAGGGTTGGTCCTCATATCCGGACCTACTTCCAGCGGTAAGACATCAACCCTGTACGCCACTCTCCAAAAGATCAACAGCATAGAGAAAAACATGATTACGGTCGAGGACCCGGTTGAGTACTCCCTACCGCTAATTATTCAGGTGCAGATTAATGAGAAGGCTGGATTGACATTTCCCTCGACATTGCGATCCATCTTGCGCCAAAACCCGGACACGATAATGATCGGCGAGATACGCGACAGCGAGACCGCACGTATGGCAATTCGCTCGGCCCTAACGGGCCATGTGGTGTTTTCAACTATCCACACCAACGACGCTCCCGCAACCATTATGCGACTAATTGATATGGGGATTGAACCCTATCTCGTAGCCTCAGCCCTCAAAGGGGTTTTAGCTCAGCGCCTGGTTCGCACCAATTGTCCGGATTGTGCCGAGCCGTATATCCCTTCAGATACCGTACTACAACGGGCCGGACTTCTTGGAAAAGTTGATAGTTTCAATTTCCAGCATGGGACGGGATGCCCAAAGTGCAAGAGAAGCGGTTATCGCGGGCTAACCGGCATCTACGAGTTCGTCGAAATAAACCCCTCCCTGGCGGAGATGATAATGAACGGCGCTTCATTGGGACAACTTACTGAAAGCGCCCGACACAACGGCTACCTTCCGCTCTTTGATTCCGGACTCGAGAAAATACAGTTGGGAACAGTTTGCCTTGAGGAATTGCTCAAAGAAACGTCGTGTGGCGAGTGTCCCATCGATCCGCCTACCTCCCCACCCGTGAGGGTACTAGATGCCAACCAGGTATAA
- a CDS encoding type II secretion system F family protein encodes MPTRYKYQAISDDGQRHTGVVAAERDQQVLDDLVERNLTPISVEKTREVKSLSVWGFSKGAHYEQLIQFTSNLLTLYQAGIPLLRALSLIKVGRENSPFRRAVEQIRLRIQGGLSLSQALGEHEELFSKVFVAGVEAGEESGKLDLILEEMNITLEQEMELTRALKGGIRYPLIVMGAIAVAFLVLITFVVPRFVSFYDAFGADLPLPTRLLIGASQILSNYWPIMLGGVIVMFIGLRKAMMTPVSRQWIDRKFVQIPIFGNLIIKGNVARFAMMFGILFQSGLPIVKALDLLVDSVKNSAISAEIARLQDFLKSGRDNELTPKHFEFIPELALQMIMIGLESGSLTKMLKQVASHYSKEVKYTTSQMTAILEPILTLVMSVFVLIMALAIFLPMWNLIKVFNS; translated from the coding sequence ATGCCAACCAGGTATAAATATCAGGCAATTTCTGATGACGGCCAGCGACACACAGGAGTGGTCGCCGCCGAGCGGGATCAGCAAGTCCTCGATGATCTCGTCGAGCGAAATCTCACACCAATTTCAGTAGAGAAAACACGAGAGGTCAAGAGTCTCTCAGTGTGGGGGTTTTCCAAAGGTGCTCACTATGAACAACTAATCCAGTTTACCAGTAATCTTCTTACCCTCTACCAGGCCGGCATACCCCTCTTGCGGGCACTTTCACTCATCAAGGTAGGACGTGAAAACAGCCCTTTCCGTCGGGCTGTGGAGCAGATTAGGCTCCGAATCCAGGGTGGGCTATCCTTGTCACAAGCCCTGGGTGAGCACGAAGAGTTGTTTTCCAAAGTCTTTGTGGCCGGAGTAGAGGCCGGTGAAGAGTCAGGTAAGCTCGATCTGATACTTGAAGAGATGAACATAACCCTTGAGCAAGAGATGGAACTGACCCGAGCGCTCAAGGGCGGCATTCGCTATCCACTTATAGTCATGGGAGCTATCGCGGTTGCCTTCCTGGTGCTAATCACGTTTGTAGTTCCTCGGTTTGTCAGTTTCTATGATGCTTTCGGAGCGGACCTGCCCCTTCCCACGAGACTACTGATCGGAGCCAGCCAGATATTATCAAACTACTGGCCGATCATGCTTGGGGGAGTGATCGTAATGTTCATTGGTTTGCGCAAAGCCATGATGACCCCTGTCAGCCGCCAATGGATTGACCGAAAATTCGTACAGATACCCATTTTCGGTAACTTGATTATTAAGGGCAATGTGGCACGGTTTGCCATGATGTTCGGCATTCTCTTCCAATCTGGCTTGCCAATTGTGAAGGCTCTTGATCTGTTGGTCGATTCGGTTAAAAATTCAGCTATTTCTGCCGAGATCGCGAGATTGCAGGATTTCTTAAAATCCGGCCGAGACAACGAACTTACACCAAAGCACTTTGAGTTCATTCCGGAATTGGCCCTGCAGATGATAATGATCGGACTCGAATCAGGCTCCCTGACAAAAATGCTCAAACAGGTAGCCAGCCATTATTCCAAGGAAGTGAAGTATACTACCAGCCAGATGACTGCTATCCTGGAACCGATTCTAACTCTGGTCATGAGTGTATTCGTTCTAATAATGGCTTTAGCTATCTTCCTGCCGATGTGGAACTTAATTAAGGTTTTCAACTCTTGA
- a CDS encoding prepilin-type N-terminal cleavage/methylation domain-containing protein, which produces MFNKFNQSGFTLIELVIIIVVLGILAAVAIPKYQDLSSEAREAACRSSLGGLRSGITIFYANEAVTTGTAAWPSLAEIRGSDVMAHGIPKNPYASISDSADDIFDGSSLNKGDSITSNAGWVYKPATGELWPATFVADEHKF; this is translated from the coding sequence ATGTTTAACAAATTCAACCAAAGTGGTTTCACCCTCATTGAGTTGGTGATTATCATTGTCGTTCTCGGCATTTTGGCTGCCGTCGCGATACCGAAGTACCAGGATCTGTCATCCGAGGCCAGGGAAGCGGCCTGCCGTAGCTCACTGGGCGGCCTGCGTTCGGGCATCACTATCTTCTACGCCAACGAGGCCGTCACGACCGGCACAGCCGCATGGCCATCGCTGGCAGAAATAAGAGGATCGGATGTCATGGCTCATGGAATCCCAAAAAATCCGTATGCGTCCATCTCAGACTCCGCGGATGATATTTTTGACGGTAGTTCTCTGAACAAAGGTGACTCGATCACTTCCAACGCGGGATGGGTATATAAGCCAGCAACGGGCGAGTTGTGGCCTGCCACATTCGTTGCCGATGAGCACAAATTTTGA
- a CDS encoding type II secretion system GspH family protein, giving the protein MSTNFEDKIVIFLERVSSPKQAGFTLVELVIIIVVLGILAVVAVPKFGDISESSKVVATRNEMQTLQLAIVGNPAAVAGGAYIDRGFEGDIGYAPSLLADLVAKPDSIALYNRLTRLGWNGPYVDSSNGEYLTDAWGTTYVYTPASRLIRSVGGSDTITVTF; this is encoded by the coding sequence ATGAGCACAAATTTTGAGGATAAGATTGTGATTTTCCTCGAGCGCGTGAGCTCGCCAAAACAGGCAGGCTTCACCCTCGTTGAACTTGTGATCATAATCGTTGTGCTGGGAATTCTGGCCGTCGTAGCCGTGCCTAAGTTCGGTGACATCTCCGAGAGCTCGAAGGTAGTTGCTACCAGAAACGAAATGCAGACGTTACAACTTGCCATCGTCGGCAATCCCGCAGCGGTGGCAGGTGGTGCATACATTGATCGCGGATTCGAGGGTGATATTGGCTATGCGCCATCGCTATTGGCTGACTTGGTCGCCAAGCCCGACTCAATCGCACTGTACAATCGCCTCACACGGTTGGGTTGGAACGGTCCCTATGTTGACAGTAGCAACGGAGAGTATCTGACCGATGCTTGGGGAACTACTTATGTATATACACCAGCCAGCCGCTTAATCAGATCGGTGGGCGGGAGCGATACAATCACCGTGACTTTTTGA